A window of Nicotiana sylvestris chromosome 8, ASM39365v2, whole genome shotgun sequence genomic DNA:
CTTTCTAAATAATGAGAGAGGGCATGAGTTATCAATATGTTAGCATCCTTTGGAACAACCTCCAGTGTCTTTTATTGAGAAGTCATCGATTTGTCTAAGCAATACACTTATTTCAGTTCTGATATATCTATGTATATCTTTTTCTTCACAGATTAGAGCATGTTGATGAAATACTGCAGTCTGCTCGACTGTCGGGTTATTTATATGTGAGAACGGTACTGAAAGATCAACATCTGTCCTTTTCTTGATATGTCTTGGATTTTTCAGACTTTAATATATGACAATCTTATTCATCCTTTTGTTCGACAGAGATGGGCGGCTTTACCAGGAGAACCTCTTCCAATCGACGATGACACTGAAGTTGATGACTGGCTTCCTAGATTTCTTGTCCTTCAGGGATTGTGTATTTTCTTGTATTCATCATCCACTGGTAATCTGATTGAAACTTTCAGTTCCATGCATTTTTTGGTATTGCCCTATTTTGATGCAAGTATTATTCCAATGATGCTGTACCATTACACTGTGTGTTTGCCTCTTCCATTTATTGGTCAATTTTGAGTGTCCATAAGAGGCAGAATCTTGCAACTATTTATCGGGGAAGTCCAGACAATCTTAAATTATAGTATCTTATAAGCTTATGCTGATTGATGGTATTCATGGTATTCATCGTAGTCTGATGGACCCACCTCAAATTTGCTCATATAATTTGACACGCTGTAATTGTTCTTGAATCTTGGTTGATTGGTACTTTTAGTAATTAGAAATTGAAATTCAAAGATTCCATCAATCTCACACACACCTCATGATCAGGTGGGTGAAATTTCTGTCCACACCCACCAGTGGGCAATGGGCACTTGCACTGTCCAGTGTCCTTGCTGGTTTCAATGCTCTATAACTGTACTTTTTCTCTTCTCTAATTTTCAACGTCTAAGTTTATAATCAATGAAGAATTTATATTAGCAAAATAGACCAACAAACGTGAAGAGAGAGAATGGAAACAGTCACAAGAATGTAGAAGACAGTGGTTAAAGATGTGAAAACAGATGGAGAGAGCCGTAAAATGAGTTAAATAGTTGGAGCTATCCGAAAATATGGAGTTAAATACTTTTTGTTGTGGGTAGAGAATGGTGCATTGGTATGTGGGAATACCTCATATGATATCTTCCCCTGCCCCACAGTCTATACGGTTGATAAAATTCCAAAAGCTCATCCTCCAATTCCCCTGTTCATGCATGTAGGTGAAGAGGAAAAGTACCGGTTGTAAGGGTACAAATTATCATCTCCATTTGGAGTACCTCACAGTTAAGTTATACTGGGATTGGCTGACCTTATAGTTGCGTATACGTAATTAATCATGAGCTCCATGCATCTTGATGTAGAAATTGTCATCTGTAATTGGTATGTATCACCGTTATTATGCTGGGATTATAGTTTCATATCTCTTTAGTTCCTCATGAGCCCATGCATCTCGTTATCTTCTCTTGATTTAATCAGCTGCCATAAAAATCTTTTTTATGTACTTGGACATTCTGATATCTCCTAACACCATGAAGAATCTCCTGATATCTCTTAACACTGCATAGAGGTTATGTCATGAATAAATTTGAGTAAACTACGAAACGTGTACAGATCTGAGCCCTCAAGATTCAACCCTCCTATCTGATGTTGTTGAAGTTGGAGCCCTGCCTTGTTTGACACGAGAAGATGGTGGTACTCGATATTGCTTTTACATCTCAACTCGTCATGGGCTGCGATACGAATGCTCTAGTGTTTCTAAAATACAGGTAATGTTTGTGTCTGGATCATTAACTGCGATTATCTAGTCTTGGTTCCTTCTTCTATATGTTGATATTTGAAGTATAAAAGATGGACCATGTGTGTAAATGCGAATTCATATGCACCTCTCTGCAAATATTGATGTTTTCCATTATTGCTATGCATGATTTGATGGAATTCGAAGTGCCTGTTGGTAGTAGTGAAGTCTAAAAGTATTGCCTTGATTTCTGGACATAAAAATGCTTTATTGGaatcttttcttttcaaattagtCTCCTCTGGACGGTTAGATATTTTCAAGTCCAGATCATTATAAACAAATGGACCGAGATGTATTTATCAGGAAAGTAGTAGCATAGGTGTCACAGTATATTTGGGTTACACATTTGCTGGTGCGTTCATGTCATGCTTTGCTGTTGAAGATTATTTTGTCTTACCATGATTTTCAGCTGGAGTATTGATAACTAGAGTGTGGTTGGAAAAAATAATATATTACATACTTACTACACAATTATTTGTGGGGCTAAAACGAGTAACAGTTATCAGCCGCATAACTATACAATCCATCAATTGTTCCCTTCTCAAATAGGTGGGAATCACCAAAATCTGATTTATAGGTTCATGCACTCCTTTTTTAATCTTCCTGGATGCTTCTTTTTGCAGGTTGATTCCTGGTTGGCGACATTACGGAATGAGTCTGAGCTGCAATCTAATAGCACAGGACCTGATGAGTTAACTAAGACTTGACATGTTCTTCTTTCAGTATTCTATAAGAAGAACCTGTAAATAGGTCAAAATGGAAGCAAAGGCATTATCATTCACTTGGAAGTTGATTGCCAATTGTCACTACCATTATTCTGTACATAGCCTATCTAACTGCCATTGTATGGCATTCAAGTTACCATTTGAATAAAATGTTTCCAGTTTAAGGATTGTTATCATCCATTAATGATGTCCTGAAAACAAAACAATGCCTTTAAGATTGTTAATGGAATGTCAAAGTGAACAAGGTATTCCATCTCGTAGCTATATGATACGTCCTTTCGTGCAAGTTTTTCTTTGGCTCATATGCATtgattttgtgataatttttcAGCAAATATACGAAGCACAAACGATATTTCCCAAGCTTCGATAATGTGTCTAAGACTTCTGAAATGATAAGACTAAATGTTGTCATCTACTACTATGAGTCTTGTATTGGGAAACAGGCTCTTTTAAACTTACTAGTTTCTATGTACGTGTTTCACACGTAACAAATATTCagctaagaaaagaaagatggaaaaaaagtaaagtaagaaaaataaatttgtaTTCCTAGTTTAAACTGGTTCTTTTCATACAtctattttcttttgaaaattaaaTTCTAATTATTCTCATATGTACATTTAAGTAATGGCATATATTTTCAATTCAATTGAAACAGCATTGTAGCTACATGAAAGTCTCAGCCCCAATTACAAAATTGCATGCTTGATTAATTCCCAGAGTTAAAAATTTTGTTAGACGATTTGTATTTTTTGTATTAGGAGCCAATTTTAATTCTTAGAAGTTTGTATCACATGCTCAGCGGTTCAACTGGTTTGCTGAAATTTTCATTACGTTAATTTATTCATCATACTAAAGCTGGATGTCCTTAAAAACTCTTTTAAGTGTGTGTAagaataattattttataattaagtACTCAATAAAGTTTCAATTCAACAGACTCTTAGactcaacttcaaaaatttattatGCTTCCAATGTTAATTGACAGGGATGTCCCTTGACTCTTCCGTGATTTTCTTCTCCCTTAATTAGGTTAATACTCTCTGTATATTGTAGATAGTTAATGGtctcacacctcctttttaatacccccggaagggtataaggaagtttttccaacttaaagtgacaatcgaaacaggatttatttatttaaagattcagagtcgccacttgggatagtttatggcgtcccaagtcaccggttcaaaacccgaattgaggaaaagattgactcagttttacagtccgcgaacacagccagataaggaattctgttaacccgggagaatgtgttaggcattcccgagttccgtggttctagcacggtcgctcaactgttattattggcctaattatctgattctaaaacacttttaaacctatgtgcattttaactttaaaccgcttttaattattttaaggaagatttcaacgtcatctaaaacacgtctttggaccacgtcacatgaaatgcacccgcaatccgagacacattttatttaacgttgttaagatttgaatttgggtcacataaaatggacacccgagtttaggaaggtaatttttaaatagagcgcctaaagcaactacgcactttcaactttgcgagggccatggaaaattcagctaaatggcgcacctccatttctaaggattaaaaatattaattaaatgagggccgtgCATTTTGAGATTATTATCTGGCACGGCACACCTCGCTTCTAATTTTAAAAGGGAGCTTAAACTAAACTCTTGAGGGCCATAACTATATTTTGCTTAATACGACACTCCTCAACTAATTGAAGGGATCTAATTACTTGAACATTAAAAGAAACTGAATTCTGTTTTTATACTGACGCCCAAACTAATTAAAAGGGAAATGTTCTAAAGAGAAACAAGGCCGATTATTTAAAAGAAGAGAAAACGTTTTAGGTCATCAACCCCATTCGGAAGGAAAATTAAAAGACAGGCCCATAAATACAAGAGTATACAATCCCATTTGTCAATGCTTTCCAACTTGGGTCCAAGGTGAGCCCAATTCTAAAGAGGAAAGTCGTCAAGGATTCAGAACATACCAAATGAGTCTGAGGGAGGACATTCCTTTGTTGGGCCAACTTTAAGCCCAAATTTCAGAACTCAATCGTTGGTACAAAATCAATCAAAATGCAAATTCAATCAAAACTAATGAAACATGTCATTGAACTAACATTTTACTTCTGCATTTTAACTAATTGAATCCCAAATAGACTAACCAAGCATTCTGAAATTCAGATACCAGTTTTAACTTAAAACATGTTCATATGCCAATCAAAGTAATCATTGCATGCCTTTACCTTAAAAAGCAATCTCGaccattttttccttttcttatcaCATGCATTTTACACTAACTACTACTTAAGAAAACCTAAACTTCGATTAAGCTCTTCTCAATACTATCATAACCCAGAAAAATTAGCATATAAAATACTTGGACTTCAAAATCACACTCACATTCTCAACCACGTGGACTTGTTCTTTAGCAAATGAGTACAGAAAGAGGAAACATAAAGATATGCACTATTTATGAAGACACTCTTTGGATCTAATACCACTAAGCATGCACATTCACTCAAAAGAGATCCTAAAGCTATCCCATATTGATCTCACAATAATACAACCGATCCAACTCATGAGAAATGACTCCAAAACAAATTGAAATCAACAAATACCAAACAAAAGCCCAATTACAATTTTTTAATGTAAGCCTCAAAATTCACAGCATAACCTTACTTTAAACATGCTATAACAGGAAAATTAAGCCAACAAATCAAGTGGAACAAAGCAAATAAAGAAGGAAACAACTAATAAGAAGGGAGGCCTTCATTTCTTCCAAACTCACATCAACCATCTTTACATATCTAGAAtcaaggatatgtacctggaaattgaaaggaaaaagaagtGAGGAAGCAGTAGTACAGAACCCAGCAAAAGGAAACCAAAACCAGCAAAACCAACTCGAAATAAGCAATGGAACAGTAATTCCCAAGCAAACCCAAAACCCAACTTCAAACTAGATTCAAGCCATTTCTCAACTTCAACAATATGATTATAGAGTTTTCAAGAGTTCTACGCAACAGAAGAATCAGAAATCCAAAAACCAAAAGTAGAATTTTTGGCAGTTTTGAACAGGGaatgaaaaatttcaaaaatttctAAAGAAGTCAGCCGTTTCAGCTTTTCAGGGGTTTTTGGTCTCTAAAATCTAACTTGAGCTTGAAGAAAAGGTGCCTTTATAAGCAAGGTTTTAGGGCAGCAATGCTGAAAATAATTTTGCACTTTAAaccttttgaattttttattttagctTAGATACCCTTAGTTCAGAAATCAAGCTTTCAAATTAACCCCAatcccagcttcctagaagcttttAGTCTGTTACTGAGATTCCCTTACCCTAGATTTCCTAATTTACCCCTTAATACCCCTGTTTTTACTTCCAAACATCAGCAGACAAATGACCCAAAAGCCTTGGGCTAAACGGATTAGCAAATTCTATAGCCTTTTGGGCTTCTGAACCTTTGAGGCCCATATTGTGATAAGAAAATCACAGGCCGTAAAACAAGTGAGCCCAAACCATTCTGCCATTTTGGcatcaaaagaaaaaattaatgAAACAGATAAAAAGAAACAACAAAATGAAATCAAGATACTGAAGAAGACAAGTACTAACTAAAATGCTGATAATTAACTAATGTGACTTGAATCTTAAACATGCAATACATTTATTCAAACTAACAAaagcagaaaaacaaaagaactaAGAAGAAACACACAATATGCAAATTGAAATGCATACAAGGGCGGACAGAAAGAAAATAGGAGATAGAAAGGGGGAGAGACAGACGTAGAGGAACATGAGAAAAGCAGAatagaaaaatgaagaaaggcgAAGAAATACCTAAAATAACCAAGCAGGAGAAGGGCTTGAACGACTTCAGTGTTCTCCGATTTGGGGCGAAGAGGAGTGTTAGTCGATTTGTTCTTGCAAGAACAAATGTCCAACACTCATTTTGGCCCTAAATCAAACTCGAAAGCTCAGAGAGTAACGGGGTCAGACCTTTAAATGAAGGATCGAAGGGGGATACAAATCTAGGGTTCAGATTTTAAGATCCGAAATTAAGGAGAAGGGGAGAAGATTCAGGGAAAAATGGTTGTGGTTTAGTGTTTAAGGGGCTATGGGGATTATGTGGTCGAGATTTGGTGGCGATTTGGAGCTGTCTCGTCAGTGATATTGGCGGATTCGCTCAAAGGCGGCGTTATCTGATAAGGGAGATAAGAGAAGGGTTTGTTTGGTCTTAGGTC
This region includes:
- the LOC138868156 gene encoding uncharacterized protein; its protein translation is MLNLFSPRKLPWISGTDGQKKVVLTAVEVESLRSEIAALEEREAHLKAQLEHVDEILQSARLSGYLYVRTRWAALPGEPLPIDDDTEVDDWLPRFLVLQGLCIFLYSSSTDLSPQDSTLLSDVVEVGALPCLTREDGGTRYCFYISTRHGLRYECSSVSKIQVDSWLATLRNESELQSNSTGPDELTKT